One stretch of Deinococcus aerophilus DNA includes these proteins:
- a CDS encoding Lrp/AsnC family transcriptional regulator, which translates to MRQTGGSLDPLDHRILQELQTDSRLSMRELGRRVGLSAPAVTERVRRLEDAGVILGYGVRVASRPLGRTITAFIGVQDSGRNDPTLVRWAGAHDGVLECHSVTGDNSCILKVAVPDVGALETMLGELIAMGFTCDTSIVLSTPLEGKLLLPPKSPSA; encoded by the coding sequence ATGAGACAAACCGGCGGCTCGCTCGATCCCCTGGACCACCGCATCCTGCAGGAACTTCAGACCGATTCACGGCTGTCCATGCGTGAACTGGGCCGCCGGGTGGGCCTCTCGGCTCCCGCCGTGACCGAGCGCGTACGCCGTCTGGAGGACGCGGGCGTGATTCTGGGCTACGGCGTGCGCGTGGCCAGCCGTCCGCTGGGCCGCACCATCACCGCCTTTATCGGCGTGCAGGACTCGGGCCGCAACGACCCCACGCTGGTGCGCTGGGCCGGCGCGCATGACGGCGTGCTGGAATGCCACAGCGTGACCGGCGACAACTCCTGCATCCTGAAGGTGGCCGTGCCGGATGTGGGCGCGCTGGAAACCATGCTCGGCGAACTGATCGCTATGGGCTTTACCTGCGACACCAGCATCGTGCTGAGCACGCCGCTGGAAGGCAAACTGCTGCTGCCGCCCAAGTCGCCTTCCGCCTAG
- a CDS encoding KamA family radical SAM protein has protein sequence MSHASLHPQATTRSQQMLPRGHRAAKWRDVPDEQWYDWKWQLKNRINSVAELEEVIRLTESERLGASAEGIFRLDITPYFASLMDAEDPTCPVRRQVIPTHHELEPFTSMMEDSLAEDKHSPVPGLVHRYPDRVLMLVTTQCASYCRYCTRSRIVGDPSETFNLAEYEAQLNYLRNTPQVRDVLLSGGDPLTLAPKVLGRLLSELRKIEHIEIIRIGTRVPVFMPMRVTEELCEVLSQNHPVWMNIHVNHPKEITPEVAEACDRLTRAGVPLGNQSVLLRGINDHPVIMQKLLRELVKIRVRPYYIYQCDLVHGAGHLRTTVSKGLEIMESLRGHTSGYSIPTYVVDAPGGGGKIPVAPNYVLSHSPDKLILRNFEGYIAAYTEPTDYTGPDMAVPAEWRRKEPGQSGIYGLMEGERISIEPAGFSETHHRPGEVQHRLNSREDKWAAYGVGAVSVSDTAPDGKSNEPIPVHSGD, from the coding sequence ATGTCCCATGCTTCCCTGCATCCCCAGGCGACCACCCGCAGCCAGCAGATGCTGCCCCGAGGCCACCGCGCCGCCAAGTGGCGCGACGTGCCCGACGAGCAGTGGTACGACTGGAAATGGCAGCTGAAAAACCGCATCAATTCCGTGGCTGAACTGGAAGAGGTCATTCGCCTCACCGAGAGCGAGCGGCTGGGGGCCAGTGCCGAGGGCATCTTCCGTCTGGACATCACCCCGTACTTCGCCTCGTTGATGGACGCCGAGGACCCCACCTGCCCGGTGCGCCGTCAGGTGATTCCCACCCACCATGAGCTCGAACCCTTTACCTCCATGATGGAAGACTCGCTGGCCGAGGACAAGCACAGCCCCGTGCCTGGTCTGGTTCACCGCTACCCCGACCGGGTGCTGATGCTGGTGACCACCCAGTGCGCGAGTTACTGCCGTTACTGCACGCGCAGCCGCATCGTGGGCGATCCGTCCGAGACCTTCAATCTGGCCGAGTACGAGGCGCAGCTCAATTACCTGCGCAACACCCCGCAGGTGCGCGACGTGCTGCTCTCGGGCGGCGATCCGCTGACCCTGGCCCCCAAGGTGCTGGGCCGCCTGCTCTCGGAACTGCGCAAGATCGAGCACATCGAGATCATCCGCATCGGCACGCGTGTGCCCGTGTTCATGCCCATGCGCGTCACCGAGGAACTGTGCGAGGTGCTGTCGCAGAACCACCCGGTCTGGATGAACATCCACGTCAACCACCCCAAGGAGATCACGCCGGAGGTGGCCGAGGCCTGCGACCGCCTGACCCGTGCGGGCGTGCCGCTGGGCAACCAGAGTGTGCTGCTGCGCGGCATCAACGACCACCCGGTGATCATGCAGAAGCTGCTGCGCGAGCTGGTCAAGATCCGGGTGCGTCCGTACTACATCTACCAGTGCGACCTCGTGCACGGCGCGGGCCACCTGCGGACCACCGTGAGCAAGGGCCTGGAGATCATGGAGAGCCTGCGCGGGCATACCTCCGGCTACAGCATTCCCACCTACGTGGTGGACGCCCCTGGCGGCGGCGGCAAGATTCCGGTGGCTCCCAACTATGTGCTGTCGCACAGCCCCGACAAGCTCATCCTGCGCAACTTTGAGGGCTACATCGCCGCGTACACCGAGCCGACCGATTACACCGGCCCCGACATGGCCGTGCCGGCCGAGTGGCGGCGCAAGGAACCCGGTCAGAGCGGCATCTACGGCCTGATGGAAGGCGAGCGCATTTCCATCGAGCCCGCCGGCTTCAGCGAGACGCACCACCGGCCCGGCGAGGTCCAGCACCGTCTGAACAGCCGTGAGGACAAGTGGGCGGCGTACGGCGTCGGCGCGGTCAGCGTGAGCGACACGGCCCCGGACGGCAA